One segment of Brassica napus cultivar Da-Ae chromosome C3, Da-Ae, whole genome shotgun sequence DNA contains the following:
- the LOC111210521 gene encoding uncharacterized protein LOC111210521 has translation MSPKSRLAKMKEKTEASEKKKNADVKRRKGAAAKRRAAIKKKREAAKRSETTEKKRKRDSGLDGGSSSNPTKRTRNRVRETAASPPEHQGVHAPTPAAELPSQGDSEGTPCPMIPSQPQKSPTPTHAASEAENQQQPRVTSGSSTKSPSHRVDEQNGEEIGSNNRDSNAPEVAVDNDAPRTVERDDMTVEAARPAGFFFKPSDYGKGCKLSSRCHQHDFLKTIKKLEASEKSWFQDHPQFKHIFHMDCTPTRKVMGFWMLLLRTMHTGKGRQAWFGVNGVPIRYSIREHSLLSGLYCHSYPENYPSIGSMKFARKYFKVKKTKDGKEKGLQVTEADVLEKLQKMKFDGSGDRLRMVVLYFLARVLRGRSK, from the exons ATGTCGCCAAAATCTCGGCTCGCCAAGATGAAAGAAAAAACGGAAGcgtcggagaagaagaagaacgccgacgtgaaaagaagaaaaggagCGGCAGCGAAAAGGAGAGCCGCCattaagaaaaagagagaagcgGCGAAGAGGAGTGAAACcacagagaagaagaggaagcgaGACAGTGGTCTGGACGGTGGGTCCTCGTCGAATCCAACCAAGAGGACTCGGAACCGTGTGAGAGAAACCGCAGCATCTCCACCGGAACATCAAGGCGTTCATGCCCCCACACCAGCAGCAGAATTGCCTTCTCAGGGCGATAGCGAGGGTACACCATGCCCAATGATTCCGAGTCAGCCACAAAAATCGCCAACACCAACTCATGCAGCGAGTGAGGCCGAGAATCAACAACAACCTCGAGTAACCTCAGGCTCTTCCACAAAGAGTCCTTCACATCGTGTAGACGAGCAGAACGGTGAGGAGATTGGATCTAACAACAGAGATTCAAACGCACCCGAGGTTGCCGTTGATAATGACGCTCCAAGAACG GTTGAGAGGGATGATATGACCGTAGAAGCTGCCAGACCTGCTGGTTTTTTCTTCAAACCGAGCGACTATGGAAAGGGTTGCAAGCTCTCCTCAAGGTGCCATCAACATGATTTTCTGAAGACGATTAAAAAGTTAGAGGCCTCAGAGAAGAGTTGGTTTCAAGATCATCCTCAGTTCAAGCATATATTCCACATGGATTGTACCCCAACAAGAAAAGTGATGGGATTTTGGATGTTGCTACTTCGTACTATGCATACAGGAAAGGGTCGACAAGCTTGGTTTGGGGTAAACGGTGTTCCAATTAGATACTCCATCAGGGAACATAGTCTCCTCTCTGGTTTATACTGCCACTCATATCCAGAAAACTATCCGAGCATAGGGAGCATGAAGTTTGCGAGAAAGTATTTTAAGGTAAAGAAGACAAAGGATGGGAAGGAAAAGGGTCTGCAAGTGACAGAAGCGGATGTCTTAGAGAAACTTCAGAAGATGAAGTTTGATGGTAGTGGCGATCGTCTGAGGATGGTGGTTCTTTACTTTTTGGCTAGAGTTTTAAGAGGAAGGTCAAAATGA